The Tautonia plasticadhaerens nucleotide sequence ATGGCCGAACGCCTCATCTCCCGCCGGCCCCGGGGGGATCGCCGGGGAGGAGAGCCGGATGGGGGAGGGGACGACCTCGGGACGCGTCGTCCGCCCCCTCGGCCCGTCGGCGAGCCCGAGCATCAGCCCCCGGGCCGGCCGGTCCCGGACCTGGGCGTCCAGGGCCGGGTGAGTCGCCAGGTCGCGTTCGAGGCCCCCGGGCCCGACTCCCGCCCCTCGGAGGAGGATCGGGTCGGTGCCGGGCCCCCGGGGCCAGTCGGCCAGGTCGAGCCCCAGGGACCGCCAGGCGGCGTCGGGGGGCAGCCCGTCCCGCTCGAACCGGCGGGCCTCGGCCCCCGCCGGGCCGTCGTCGAGCCCCGGCGTCACGAGCATCAGCCGGGCGCCGGGCGAGGCCCCGGCCACGGCCGCCGAGAGCCTCTCGTAGAAGGCGCCGACCTCCCTCGACCGCCAGGTCAGCCAGGGCACCGAGGCCGGCCCGGTCAGATAGGCATGCCGGTCCGCGAACCGGGAGGGGTCGCCCGGGTCGAGCCCGGGGGCGTCCTCCCCCTTGATCGCCTCGGCGACGAACCGGGCGAAGGTCCGGTCGTCGAAGCCGGTGTCGGGCCTCCCCGGCAGCGTGGGCCCGGGCCCGAGCCGCAAGAGCACCGCGCCCGGAGGGCCAGACCCGGCACCGGACCCCGTCGCCGATCGCGTCTCGAGTGCCGAGGTGACGAGCCGGATCATCGCCTCCTGGACCTCGGGCCGGAGCAGGTTATAGGAGGGACGGTCGGTATCCGCCTCGCCGGATCGGTCGAGCCTCGCCAGGCCCCCGGCCTCGGCCTCCACGGAGCCGGCGGGTGGCAAGCCCGGCAGCGTCTCCCCGTCGACCCGAATCTCGAGGATCGCCATGATCCCCAGACGCCCCAGCACCCATCGCAAGGCCGATCGCCGATCCGGACCGATCGGATCCTCGGCGGCCTGGCCCTCGAGGGCGGCACGGACTTCCCGGTCGGGGGGGACGCTCGGGAGGACGACGGCCGAGGCGCCGACCGAGCCGAGATAGGCGGCCAGGTGCCTCCCCCGGGCGATCGGGTCGTCGGGGCCGTCGTCGGCGGCGCCCCCGAAGCGTTCCAGGTCGGCGAGGCTTCCCATCCGGACGGCCAGGCCCCGCCCCCCGCCAGAGGGCGGGCCGACGACGGGGAGCGGGGATGGCTCGTCGGTCAGCTCGAACAGCTTCGCGTCGCCGAGCCTCAGGGGATGCGTGCCCGATCGGTTGGCGACGATCAGCACGGGGTCGGCCGTGTCGGGCCAGACCAGCCAGGACAGGACGACCGGCGGCCCGCCGCCCGGGACGACCTCGAGGCCCGATCCCCGGGCGTCGAGCAACAGCCTCGGCCGGTCGCCGGGGGCGACCATCGCCACCTCCATGGCAGAGGGATCCCCGCCGAGGACGGCCAGCTCCAGCCGGTGCGGCCGATCCGGGTGACCGACCTTCAGCGGGGCGGCCGTCCAGGAGAGCCCGTCGGCCCCGGCCTCGGCCAGCGGCCGGTCGTCGGTGCCGACCCGGCTGATCAGGCTCCAGATCCGCTCCCGGCGGGGAGGGGCGACGAGCAGCTCGGGGGGCACGGCCCAGCTCGCGTCGATCGCCGGGGAATCGGCCGGCGTCCGGCCCTCGGGCCGGGGTCGGAGCCCCCGGGGCCGTCCCAGCTCCGCGGAATCGACCAGCACCTCGCTTCGATCGGCGTCGGAGGCCCGGGCGACCGGGGCCCCCGGGGCCGTCCCCGCCTCGTCGAACACCGCCAGGCTCACCCGGCGCGCGGCCGACCCGGCGACCCGTTTCCCGAGGCGCCGCCAGAGTCGGGAGAATCGGGAGCCGTCTCCCGAGGGCTCCCGGGGGGCCCACGAGGCGGAGAGCTCCAGGACGTGGGTCCCCTCCTCGGCCGGCGTCGGCACCGAGAGCACGTGGACGGGAGCGGTGGGGGCATTGGTCCGGAGCGTCAGCCGCGTCGACTCCTCCCAGCTCGGGCGGCCCCCCCGGATCGGCCTCAGCCGGGCCGAGAGCGTCAGGTCGACGTCCGTCGGCTCGGGTTCGAGGACGTTCAGGCCGACGGTGACCGGGACGATCGAGCCGGGCGTCGCGGTGCCGTCGCCGGGGACCCGGACCTCCAGGGCATCCCAGGGGAGGCGACGGACCTCGACGACCACCCCCCGTGTGCTCGGGGATCGCTGGGGGCCGTCGAGCAGGGCGGCGACGGGGATGGTCCAGGTCGTCCCGCCCGCCCGGACGGAGAGGCTCGCCCCGATCGGCACCTCGATCCGGACCCGGGAGCGCCCCGAGGCATCCCGGCCGAGGCTCCAGGCCCCCGAGGGGTTCGGCTCGGGGTCGGAGTCCGAGGCGAGGTCCGAGGGCCAGGCGACGGCACCGACGACCCGACCGGCCGAGAGTTCGAGCGAGGCGCCCTCCACACCGGGGGCCTGGGGGCTGACGACCGACCCGGGGACCGGGCTCCAGGCCACCTCGATCGTCAGGCGGACCGGGGCCGACCCGGCCCAGGACTGGCCGGCGGCGGCGAGCACCACGAGCATCGCGGCCAGGGCGGACGGCAGGCCCTCCCAGGTGCCGCATCGAGCGACGCGCATCCGCACCCCGATTCCTTCGGTCAGGGCTCGGGCCCGCCTCCTTGCGGGCCCGGTCCGAGTCCGGGGATCCCGGGATCGGCTCCCGATCCTCCCCGGAACGTTATCGTGATCCATCGGCCGGGTCGGCGGCCCCGCTTGAGCCGATTCGGCCCATTCTGCCGATTTTCCCGGATATGGCCGGACCCGGCTTCCCCGATCGACCGGGAGCGGATATGCATAGGGGGCCGGGCGTCCGGAGGCCCCTCGGGGACACGTCGGACGACCCGATCTCCAGGATGATCAGGCGCCCCGGCCCAGCGACACCAAGGAGGGTCTTGCCGTGGGACCAGCGCTCGCGATCCTGCTGGCCGGAATGCTGAACGGGACGGGAACACCGGCCACGATCCATGAGGACGGCCCCGCCACCCGCCGGGCCGCCCCCCACGCCGCGATGCTCGCCCTGAACTTCGGCGAGGGGGCCCGGTCGTACTGGCTGTTCGAGCCCGCCGAGCCGAGGCCGGACGAGCCCGCCCCGGTCGTCGTCCTGCTGCACGGCTGGATGTCGACCAACCCGGGCCTGTACGGGGCCTGGATCGCCCACCTGGCCCGCCGCGGCCACATTGTCATCTACCCCCGATACCAGGACGACTGGACCACACGCCCGGCCGAGTTCCTCCCCAACTCCCTGGACGCCATCCGCAACGCGGTGGCCGTCCTGGAGACGGCGCCGGGGAGGGTCCGGCCCGACCGCGACCGCTTCGCCCTGATCGGCCACTCGGCCGGGGGGAACCTGGCGGTGCAGCTCGCGGCGATGGCCGACGAGGTCGGGCTGCCGGCGCCGAAGGCGGTCGTGGCCGCCCTTCCGGGGGAGGTCCTCCCGGCGAGCGGGCCGGAGCTGGCCGACATCCCCGCCTCGACGGCCCTCGTCGTCGCCGCGGCCCAGGAGGACGTGGTGGTCGGGGACGACCGGGCCCGGGAGATCTTCGAGGGGGCCCGCTCGATCCCCCGGAAGAACAAGCAGTTCCTCTTCCTCCGGAGCGACCGGACGGTCGACCCCCCCCTGATCGCCGACCACGCGGCGCCGATGGCCGCGTTGCCCTGGCTGGATACCGGGGAGGGGCCGCTGCACGCCTTCCAGATGAACGGGGCGTCCGTCGACCATTTCGATCGCGAGGTCTTCTGGAAGGCCGCCGACCTGGCGCTGCTGGCCGGGTTCTCGGGGCGGTCGCTCGACGAGCTGACGGATTCGGGGTCCCGGTTCCAGCACCTCGGACACCGGGACGACGGCCTGCCGATCCGCCCCCCCCTGGTCTCGGACGACCTGGCGAGCATCCCCCGGGTGACCCTGGCCAACGGCGTCCGGCTGGTCCGATGGCCCAGCTCGGTGTTCGACCCGTTCTCCAGGCCCGACCTGAAGCTCGGCGAGGCGGCCCGGAAGGAGATCCCCCGGCGGATCTCCTTCGCCTCGGAGGACGAATCCGGGCCGATCGACGAGGGAGTGACGCGGGCCGCCTCCCGGCCGACCCCGGGGACGATCCGCTGATCAATCCGATTGGGGCACTTCCCCCGGTCGGAACGCCCGGCCCCCTCGGTCGGTCACCCGGCCTCGGGGCCCTCCCCCGGGGGGGACCAGTTGGCCTCGGCCCGGAGCAGGGCCGCGACGCCGTTGGATCGCCTCAGCGGATCCTCGGCGCGGCGGTCGGGGCGGTCGAGCAGGTGGACCGTGGCGATCCGCTGGCGGAGGGCCATCCGCATGATCTCCTGGGCCGCGTCGACGCTGCTGGTCCGGCCCCCGCAATAGACGCACTCCGCGGTCGGCACGCCGAACCGGTAGCCGCAGGAGCCGCAACGCGACCCGGCCATCGTCCGGTCGGGCCCGAAGACGATCTCGACGGCCCGGCCCTGCTGGAGCGCGTCGAGCACCTCCGTCGGGCCGTTGGCGACGAGATGGCCCCGGGACCAGCGCTGCTCCAGCTCGCCGAGCAGCCGGGAGCGTTCGGACGCCTTCCACTGCTCCATGGCCCGGGAGACGTCGTCCTCCACGTCCTGGGCCTTCGGCCCCGGCCGCATCGACTGGGGGTGCTCCAGGACCACCGCCGAGGCCGCCTCCTTGTGAAGGAGCCGGCGGACGGCCGCGGTCGTCGACGACTGGCCGAGCAGGATCAGCCCGGTGAACGGGACGGACCGGTAGTGCTCGGAGATGATGCCGGCCACGCCCTTGAGGAACTCGTCGTTGGTGAGCTGCTGCTGTCGCTCGTGCCAGGCGTCGTTGAACCGCTTCTTGTAGGTGAACCGGGGCTTGTCCCGCTGGATCTCGGTCGGGACCTCCTTGTTCAGGCCGGCGACGTGCTCGGCGTGGCCGGAGTGGGCCTCGAAGAGGTGCAGTTCGTGGGAATCCACCAGGGCGACCAGGTAGCTCGGATCCCCGTACCAGCGCTCCAGCAGGGGGAGGACGAACGGCTCCTCGTCGATCACCACCCGGTCCTCGACGGGGAAATGCAGCTCGACCGTGTGGAAGAGGCCGCGGCCGGGGGCGCTGAAGGCGGCGAGGCCCCGGGCCGCGGGGTCGGCCTGGTCGACCGCCCGGAGGATCGGCCGGAGGTGCTCGTCGAGCACCTGTCGGGCCTCGGCCTCGGACAGCGCCAGGCCGGCTTGCCGGGCGATGTTGGCGAGGTTGGTCTCGGCGAAGTGGCGGAAGCCGTCCTTGACGGTCAGGTCGGCGAAGGCGCTGACGACGTAGTCGGTCCGGTCGGGCGAGTCCAGCAGGATTTCCAGGTCGCTTCGGGTGATCGGCATCATCGAGGTCGGTCCTCTCCGCTCTGGGTTCCGGCCGAGGCGCGTCCGGCCGTGTCCGGCGGGCGATCGGCCCGATCGCCCGTCCCGGTTCGATCCGCCCGGCCCCATCCCCGACCCGGGCCAGGGGGAGCCTCGGGACGCCGGGGCCGGGTCGACTCGCGGGCCAGATTGATGCAAATCGGACGCCAGCCGGGGTTCATCCCGGGGCCGATCGGTAGAGGCCCCGGGCCTCGATGTACGCCTCCACCCCTCGGGGGACTAGATAGCGGATGCTCCTGCCCTCGGCGACCCTCTTCCTCAGGTCCCGGGACGCGACCTCGATCCTCGGCGCGTCGACCCGCTCGATCGGCCGGGCGGCGGGATGGGCCTCGACGATCGCCCGGATCGCCTCCCCCGGGGGCTCCACCGACCCGTGCCGCCCCACGGCCACCACCGTCGCCCGCTCCATGACCAGGCCCGGCTCCCGCCAGGTCGGCAGGTCGGCCAGGCTGTCGCCGCCGACGAGGAAGAACAGCTCGTCCCCCGGCCGGTCTCGGGAGACCGCCTCCAGCGTCCGATACGTATAATGAGGACCCGGGGACCGGGCCTCGACCTCCGAGGCCTCGAACCGGGGGTTCCCCGAGACGGCGATCCGGGCCATCTCGACCCGGTCGGCCACCGGGGTCCGCCCCCCCTGCTTGTGGGGGGGCTGGCCGGCGACCACGAACCAGACCGCGTCCAGGCCCAGCGCCTCCCGGCACGACTCCGCCAGGACGAGGTGGCCCAGGTGGATCGGGTCGAAGGTGCCGCCGAAGAGTCCGAGTCGCATCTCGAGGGGCTCGGGGGTTGATGTGGACGGGCGATCAGGACTACCCTGGTCGGGTGATCGAGCCGCACAGCATAGCAGAAGCCGATCGGCCGGGGGCAGGCCCCGGCCCGTCCCCGGAAGGTCCCGCCATGAGCCGAGCCGACTCCCGAGCCCGAGACGACCAGGGCGCCCTGTTCGCCGTCGAGGCCGAGGGGCCCTTCGCCGGGGTCGTCTTCAACCGGCCGATGGAGCGGGTGTTCTCCTACGCGATCCCGGGCCGGTTGAGGCCCTCCCTCCGGGTCGGCCAGCGGGTCCGGGTCCCCCTGGGCCGCTCGAACCAGCCGGTCACCGGCTACGTCGTCCGGATCGACCGGACGGCCGAGGTCGACCCGGGCAAGGTCAAGGAAGTCCTGGAGGTCCTGGACGACCCCCCGCTGATCGACGGCGTCATGCTCGACCTGACCCGGTGGATGGCCGGCTACTACGCCTGCTCCTGGGGCCAGGCCCTCGACGCCGTCGTCCCGGCCGGGGTGAAGAAGCAGGCGGGCACGAGGATCGCCTCCTGTTTGACCGTCCCCGAGGAGGTCCGCCTCGCCCGGGACACCCTGGCGCTGCCCCCCCGGCAGGCCGAGATCCTGGAGCTGCTCTGCAAGGCCGAGGGGACCCTCACCGTCGCCGACGTCTGCCGGATGGCGAAGTGCACCACGGCGCCGATCGCCTCGCTCCGCAAACGGGGCCTGGTCCACACCGTCAAGCGGAGGATGAGCCGGGCCCCCGTCCCCGGCCCGCTCGACCCGCCATCCGCCGAGGACGACCACGACGGCAAGGCCCCGATCGCGCTGACCCCCGAGCAGGCCGACGTGCTCGGCCGGCTCGACCCCAGCCTCGGCGGCGACGCCTTCGCCACCTTCCTGCTGCACGGCGTCACCGGCAGCGGCAAGACCGAGGTCTACCTCAGCGCCATCGAGCGGGTGGTGGCCCGGGGCCGGGAGGCGATCGTCCTGGTCCCCGAGATCAGCCTGACCCCCCAGACGATCCGACGCTTCCGCCGCCGGTTCGACCGGGTCGCCGTGCTGCACAGCCACCTCTCCGACGCCGAGCGGCACCGCCACTGGCGGGCCATCGCCGCCGGGGAGATCCAGGTGGTGGTGGGGGCCCGCTCGGCCATCTTCGCGCCGACCCGGCGGCTCGGGCTAATCGTCATCGACGAGGAGCATGAATCCACCTTCAAGCAGGAGACGACCCCCAGATACCACGCCCGGGACGTGGCCGTGAAGCGGGCCCAGCTGGAGGAGGTGCCGGTGATCCTCGGCTCGGCCACCCCGGCGCTGGAGACCTGGGCCAACGCCGACCGGGGGAAGTACACCCGACTCACCCTGGCCCGCCGGGTCGCCGAGCGGCGGATGCCCCGGGTCGACATCATCGACATGAGGCTCGAGAAGCCGGGGAAGGGCCGCCCCCTGCACGCCATCGGCGGCCTGATGCGCAGCGCCATGGCCGAGGCGCTGGACGACGACGGCCAGGTGATCTTGCTGCTGAACCGGCGGGGGTTCCACACCTTCATCCTCTGCCCGAAGTGCGGGAGCGTGTTGAAGTGCGGCGGGTGTGACGTGGCCCTGACCCACCACAAGGAGCGGCACAAGGCCCTCTGCCACACCTGCGACGCCGAGTACGACCCCCCCGAGCGTTGCCCGTCCTGCAAGTTCGACCGGCTCCACTACGGCGGGATCGGCACCGAGCGGCTGGAGCGGGAGGTCCGGGAGGC carries:
- a CDS encoding baeRF10 domain-containing protein produces the protein MMPITRSDLEILLDSPDRTDYVVSAFADLTVKDGFRHFAETNLANIARQAGLALSEAEARQVLDEHLRPILRAVDQADPAARGLAAFSAPGRGLFHTVELHFPVEDRVVIDEEPFVLPLLERWYGDPSYLVALVDSHELHLFEAHSGHAEHVAGLNKEVPTEIQRDKPRFTYKKRFNDAWHERQQQLTNDEFLKGVAGIISEHYRSVPFTGLILLGQSSTTAAVRRLLHKEAASAVVLEHPQSMRPGPKAQDVEDDVSRAMEQWKASERSRLLGELEQRWSRGHLVANGPTEVLDALQQGRAVEIVFGPDRTMAGSRCGSCGYRFGVPTAECVYCGGRTSSVDAAQEIMRMALRQRIATVHLLDRPDRRAEDPLRRSNGVAALLRAEANWSPPGEGPEAG
- a CDS encoding alpha/beta hydrolase, which translates into the protein MGPALAILLAGMLNGTGTPATIHEDGPATRRAAPHAAMLALNFGEGARSYWLFEPAEPRPDEPAPVVVLLHGWMSTNPGLYGAWIAHLARRGHIVIYPRYQDDWTTRPAEFLPNSLDAIRNAVAVLETAPGRVRPDRDRFALIGHSAGGNLAVQLAAMADEVGLPAPKAVVAALPGEVLPASGPELADIPASTALVVAAAQEDVVVGDDRAREIFEGARSIPRKNKQFLFLRSDRTVDPPLIADHAAPMAALPWLDTGEGPLHAFQMNGASVDHFDREVFWKAADLALLAGFSGRSLDELTDSGSRFQHLGHRDDGLPIRPPLVSDDLASIPRVTLANGVRLVRWPSSVFDPFSRPDLKLGEAARKEIPRRISFASEDESGPIDEGVTRAASRPTPGTIR
- the priA gene encoding replication restart helicase PriA, with product MSRADSRARDDQGALFAVEAEGPFAGVVFNRPMERVFSYAIPGRLRPSLRVGQRVRVPLGRSNQPVTGYVVRIDRTAEVDPGKVKEVLEVLDDPPLIDGVMLDLTRWMAGYYACSWGQALDAVVPAGVKKQAGTRIASCLTVPEEVRLARDTLALPPRQAEILELLCKAEGTLTVADVCRMAKCTTAPIASLRKRGLVHTVKRRMSRAPVPGPLDPPSAEDDHDGKAPIALTPEQADVLGRLDPSLGGDAFATFLLHGVTGSGKTEVYLSAIERVVARGREAIVLVPEISLTPQTIRRFRRRFDRVAVLHSHLSDAERHRHWRAIAAGEIQVVVGARSAIFAPTRRLGLIVIDEEHESTFKQETTPRYHARDVAVKRAQLEEVPVILGSATPALETWANADRGKYTRLTLARRVAERRMPRVDIIDMRLEKPGKGRPLHAIGGLMRSAMAEALDDDGQVILLLNRRGFHTFILCPKCGSVLKCGGCDVALTHHKERHKALCHTCDAEYDPPERCPSCKFDRLHYGGIGTERLEREVREAFPQHVIRRMDSDTMRSPGAYEQVLSAFRARQVHILLGTQMIAKGLDFPDVTLVGVVNADTSLHLPDFRAAERTFQLVAQVAGRTGRGDRPGRVLVQTYAPDAPAIAFAAKHDYLGFVAQELPEREQKGCPPFGRAVRLIARGPNEAEVVAYLDSVAGLLRELADPSVRLLGPAPAPVMKIKHLFRYHLKLLAPSPAPLQTLLRAALPMAEPSQPIELAVDVDPVSLL
- the nadD gene encoding nicotinate-nucleotide adenylyltransferase, yielding MRLGLFGGTFDPIHLGHLVLAESCREALGLDAVWFVVAGQPPHKQGGRTPVADRVEMARIAVSGNPRFEASEVEARSPGPHYTYRTLEAVSRDRPGDELFFLVGGDSLADLPTWREPGLVMERATVVAVGRHGSVEPPGEAIRAIVEAHPAARPIERVDAPRIEVASRDLRKRVAEGRSIRYLVPRGVEAYIEARGLYRSAPG